A part of Onthophagus taurus isolate NC chromosome 7, IU_Otau_3.0, whole genome shotgun sequence genomic DNA contains:
- the LOC111422850 gene encoding tRNA (adenine(37)-N6)-methyltransferase-like: MNENHPQDVEYLKNQLHVTRNELNNLRQQIKTLTHAHRKECEEIRGALQNWKCLECRNRLHQGEMAQEVENNDLRLNYIGIINTQFPEKRATPRQPPICGDMIAKLTLNNDVFTNPSHALEGLEEYSHMWILFHFHRNDSTHIRAKVAPPRLNGLRTGVFATRAPHRPSPIGLSLVKIDRIMDNTIYFRGVDMVDQTPVLDIKPYIPQYDNPSLLSNMQPPNTSNNTLSLNLNNDLRVGQEVVASTSGNLASNVENETEGAIGYDSMNNRVMDGQEFRSRCNEPNQILTPARIGEREAPDGEEEENIQTSGQISGNTLNTQIQTQVNEELVRVPAWVKKPGAFGVLFKERALAQLNQLGSEAEEKKAMITAVLCQDPRNNYLKDRLGTQYYIFKISNLNVACRYNEETHIVTVYKIFSNSVSDSDE, translated from the exons atgaatgaaaatcATCCTCAGGATGTTGAATACTTGAAAAATCAACTGCACGTTACTCGAAATGAGCTGAATAACTTAAG gcAACAAATAAAGACTTTAACTCATGCACATAGAAAGGAATGCGAAGAGATACGGGGGGCGTTacaaaattggaaatgttTGGAATGTCGAAATAGGTTACATCAAGGTGAAATGGCTCAAGAAGTGGAAAATAACGATTTGAGGTTAAACTATATCGGGATTATAAATACacaatttcctgaaaaaagagCCACCCCGAGACAACCACCGATTTGTGGGGATATGATTGCTAAATTAACATTGAATAATGATGTTTTTACAAATCCTTCACATGCATTAGAAGGATTAGAGGAATATTCCCATATGTG gattttatttcattttcatcgTAATGATTCAACACATATCAGAGCTAAAGTAGCTCCACCAAGACTTAATGGTTTACGAACTGGTGTTTTTGCAACAAGAGCACCTCATCGACCATCTCCAATAGGTTTATCTTTAGTAAAAATTGATCGAATCATGGATAACACAATATATTTTCGCGGTGTTGACATGGTAGATCAAACTCCAGTACTCGATATCAAACCTTACATCCCACAATACGATAATCCTTCATTATTGAGCAACATGCAACCCCCTAATACTTCAAATAACACACTAAgtcttaatttaaataatgatttaagGGTAGGACAAGAAGTTGTTGCTTCCACTAGTGGGAATTTAGCAAGTAATGTTGAAAATGAAACTGAAGGTGCAATTGGTTATGATAGTATGAATAATAGGGTTATGGATGGGCAAGAATTTCGATCTCGATGTAATGAACCTAATCAAATTTTAACTCCGGCAAGGATTGGTGAAAGGGAAGCTCCGGAtggcgaagaagaagaaaatatacaaACAAGTGGTCAAATTAGTGGAAATACACTAAATACTCAAATTCAAACTCAAGTTAACGAGGAATTAGTTAGAGTTCCAGCTTGGGTGAAAAAGCCTGGTGCTTTTGGGGTTTTATTTAAGGAACGAGCTTTGGCTCAATTGAATCAATTAGGGAGCGAAgctgaagaaaaaaaagcaATGATAACGGCCGTTTTGTGCCAAGATCcgagaaataattatttaaaggaCCGACTTGGGACGCagtattacatttttaagatCTCAAATTTAAATGTTGCTTGTAGATATAATGAGGAGACGCATATTGTGACCGTTTACAAGATTTTTTCGAATTCTGTAAGCGATTCTGATGAGTAG